A genomic stretch from Penaeus monodon isolate SGIC_2016 chromosome 25, NSTDA_Pmon_1, whole genome shotgun sequence includes:
- the LOC119589259 gene encoding ribosome production factor 2 homolog, with amino-acid sequence MTVMQRVVKPKNPRAKRALVKREPKIVENTKQCLFLHGKKTGEFMRKCLKDIYALKRQDSKLLQSQDQLLPFEDILPVERLAHEHDASLFAYASHSKKRPNNLILGRMFNHHILDLIELGVDNYLGLEDFKNKKITVGNKPCMVFCGTQFEDLMEFRNLKNILIDFFRGVEATDVRLQGFEHALLFTATDDTIYMRSYKILLKKSGTRIPRVELEEIGPCMDLKIRRTKFASDDLKKKACRQPRHLKVGKKKNQSRDVFGTKLGRIHMTKQNLGQLQTRKMKALKKGNNKAKSTNNEASTSTAEPMEVSQE; translated from the exons GAAGCCCAAAAATCCACGTGCAAAGCGTGCCCTGGTGAAGAGAGAGCCAAAGATCGTAGAAAATACAAAACAGTGTTTGTTTCTGCATGGGAAAAAGACCGGAGAGTTTATGCGGAAGTGTTTAAAAGATATT TATGCACTGAAAAGACAAGACTCAAAGCTTCTACAAAGTCAGGACCAGCTTTTACCCTTTGAAGACATTCTCCCCGTGGAAAGATTAGCACACGAGCATGATGCATCGCTCTTTGCTTATGCCTCACATTCCAAAAAGAGACCTAATAACCTTATTCtgg gaCGGATGTTTAACCACCATATTCTTGACCTGATTGAGTTAGGGGTAGACAACTACTTGGGTTTGGAAGActtcaaaaacaagaaaattactgTGGGCAATAAACCTTGCATGGTCTTCTGTGGCACTCAGTTTGAAGACTTAATGGAATTCAGGAACCTGAAAAATATACTGATTGACTTCTTCAGGGGTGTAGAGGCAACTGATGTGAGGTTGCAGGGCTTTGAACATGCACTTCTCTTCACAGCAACAGATGATACAATTTATATGAGGAGTTACAA GATCCTTTTGAAAAAATCTGGCACAAGAATCCCCCGTGTTGAGTTAGAGGAAATTGGTCCGTGTATGGATTTGAAAATTAGGAGAACCAAGTTTGCCTCAGATGACTTGAAGAAGAAGGCTTGCAGGCAACCTAGACATCTGAAG GTCGGCAAGAAGAAGAACCAGAGTAGGGATGTGTTTGGTACAAAACTTGGTCGCATTCACATGACGAAGCAAAACTTGGGTCAGCTGCAGACACGCAAGATGAAAGCGCTAAAGAAAGGTAATAACAAAGCCAAGTCGACCAACAATGAAGCTTCAACATCAACAGCAGAACCAATGGAAGTATCTCAGGAGTAG